One Eubacteriales bacterium mix99 genomic window carries:
- a CDS encoding YhcN/YlaJ family sporulation lipoprotein: MKTKYYLFSILAIMITMMLVVSCAPARRPGTTRAPGSTPGTRQTRVAPRTAPNRPIVSATPGPVTPNPATPNATPRDNNAGDTQSRAREIADAAARQRDVKSATCVLTGNTAMIGVQFNEQFKGKMTDAIKTEVEKKAKEADDRITRVVVTADPDMVSRIQDIFKDIGNGKPISGFTEELNEMVNRIAPK, encoded by the coding sequence ATGAAAACAAAGTATTACCTGTTCTCTATTTTGGCAATCATGATCACTATGATGCTGGTCGTATCCTGCGCTCCGGCAAGGCGACCCGGTACCACAAGGGCACCCGGTAGTACGCCGGGTACCCGCCAGACAAGGGTAGCTCCCAGGACTGCGCCGAATCGGCCGATTGTTTCCGCTACGCCGGGTCCTGTTACGCCGAATCCTGCCACACCGAATGCTACACCCCGGGACAACAATGCAGGGGATACGCAAAGCCGTGCCAGGGAAATAGCGGATGCAGCAGCAAGACAAAGGGATGTGAAGTCTGCAACCTGCGTCCTGACCGGCAATACAGCTATGATCGGGGTTCAGTTCAACGAACAGTTCAAGGGTAAGATGACGGATGCCATTAAAACAGAAGTCGAAAAAAAGGCAAAAGAGGCAGACGACAGAATTACCAGAGTCGTGGTAACTGCGGATCCCGATATGGTCAGCCGGATACAGGATATTTTCAAGGATATCGGAAACGGGAAACCCATATCCGGATTTACGGAAGAACTGAATGAAATGGTGAACCGTATCGCGCCAAAATAA
- the lgt gene encoding prolipoprotein diacylglyceryl transferase, protein MNPVAFSIFGQPIYWYGILISAGVLIGIFLAMHHAKIFGMDQDSIVDMALLAIPMAIIGARLYYVIFEWDQYKGHPLDIFNIRKGGLAIYGGVLGGVLGGYLFSRWKKIDFWNLTDICAPSIILGQAIGRWGNYINQEAYGVVVNNPQWQWFPAAVFIQADQQWHMATFFYESFWNLIVFFILMGYRRHRKRTGEVFLLYLILYSLGRIFIEGLRTDSLYLDNVRISQLLGILLVVLGIVLFVYRRKHPPVANVSMENADRTGDSTLSSQDAAEIPESSTQEKAEKAESDSDDTAANQEESGGFHPGES, encoded by the coding sequence ATGAATCCGGTAGCCTTTTCCATTTTTGGACAACCAATTTATTGGTATGGTATCCTGATTTCTGCAGGAGTATTAATCGGCATTTTTCTTGCGATGCATCACGCGAAAATTTTTGGCATGGACCAGGACTCCATTGTGGATATGGCCCTTCTGGCGATCCCCATGGCAATTATCGGGGCAAGACTGTATTATGTCATATTTGAGTGGGACCAGTACAAGGGCCATCCTTTGGATATCTTCAATATTCGAAAGGGTGGATTGGCGATATACGGCGGTGTGCTGGGAGGAGTTTTAGGTGGCTATCTGTTTTCAAGATGGAAAAAAATAGATTTTTGGAACCTGACTGACATCTGCGCACCCAGCATCATACTGGGGCAGGCCATCGGGCGATGGGGAAATTACATTAATCAGGAAGCTTACGGCGTTGTGGTGAACAATCCGCAATGGCAGTGGTTTCCGGCAGCTGTTTTCATTCAGGCCGATCAGCAATGGCATATGGCAACCTTTTTTTATGAATCATTCTGGAATCTTATTGTATTTTTCATTTTGATGGGATACCGAAGGCACAGGAAAAGAACCGGGGAGGTTTTTCTCCTTTATCTGATTCTGTATTCGCTGGGGCGCATATTTATCGAAGGCCTCCGAACAGACAGTCTTTATCTGGACAATGTTCGTATTTCCCAATTATTGGGTATTTTGCTGGTTGTATTGGGAATTGTCTTATTTGTCTATCGCAGGAAGCACCCTCCTGTCGCAAATGTTTCAATGGAGAATGCGGACCGGACCGGAGATAGTACTTTGTCATCGCAGGATGCGGCAGAGATTCCCGAAAGTTCCACGCAGGAGAAAGCGGAAAAGGCAGAATCTGATTCAGATGATACGGCGGCGAACCAGGAGGAATCCGGCGGGTTCCATCCCGGAGAATCGTGA
- a CDS encoding phage holin family protein codes for MDEAKRDEEGKGKGRGWLGAIIHFIVAAIVLMITAWLTPGFSNMGFGTALVAALVIAVLDWGIQRLFKIDASPFGRGIVGFIVSAVIIYLTQFLVPNMSVTVWGAIIASLIIGIIDAIIPANVV; via the coding sequence ATGGACGAGGCAAAAAGAGACGAAGAAGGAAAAGGAAAGGGAAGAGGCTGGCTGGGCGCAATTATACACTTTATCGTTGCGGCAATCGTACTTATGATTACAGCGTGGCTCACCCCGGGTTTCTCCAATATGGGATTTGGAACTGCTTTGGTGGCTGCACTTGTGATTGCTGTACTGGATTGGGGGATTCAGCGCCTGTTCAAAATTGATGCTTCTCCCTTCGGCAGAGGAATTGTAGGATTTATTGTATCTGCTGTTATTATTTACCTGACACAATTCTTGGTCCCCAATATGAGTGTTACGGTATGGGGAGCCATCATCGCATCCCTGATCATTGGGATTATTGACGCGATTATACCGGCAAATGTAGTATAG
- a CDS encoding nicotinate phosphoribosyltransferase: protein MTGKYQWGAKQLRNLTMMTDLYQLTMMYGYYKNNIHRKPAVFDMFFRKLSEYSAYAVAAGLEQVIDYIENLHFEEEDLQYLDSLNLFDRDFLDQLRKLHFTGDIYSVPEGTVVFPNEPILRVKAPLFEAQLIETALLNIINHQTLIATKASRVVYAAQGGSIMEFGLRRAQGPDAGIYGARAAIIGGCSATSNVLTGQLFSIPVKGTHSHSWVMSFPDELTAFRAYADAFPDACLLLVDTYDTLKSGIPNAITVFRELREKGHEPVGIRLDSGDLAYLTKKARAMLDEAGFPDTEITVSNDLDEYLIWDLRSQGARIDSYGVGTSLITSRDCPALGGVYKMSAEEVDGRMLPKIKISENPEKITNPGYKKVVRIYNGRKKSVADLIMLEEEEIDTGKPLTIFDPVDTWKKMTLRNYSVRELLVPVFKNGQCVYKCPDLPDIQAYAKRELDTLWEEYKRLTNPHVFKVDLSQKLYDLKQKLLRQYSAD from the coding sequence ATGACTGGAAAATACCAATGGGGAGCGAAGCAATTGAGAAACCTGACTATGATGACGGATTTGTATCAGCTTACTATGATGTATGGATACTATAAGAACAACATTCACCGTAAGCCGGCAGTGTTTGATATGTTTTTCCGCAAGCTCAGTGAATACAGTGCTTATGCTGTGGCAGCAGGTTTGGAACAGGTTATTGATTACATAGAAAACCTGCATTTCGAGGAAGAGGATCTTCAATATCTGGACAGTCTGAATTTGTTTGACCGCGATTTTCTGGACCAGCTCCGGAAGCTGCATTTTACCGGCGATATTTATTCCGTTCCGGAAGGAACGGTGGTGTTTCCCAATGAGCCGATTTTGCGGGTAAAAGCACCGCTTTTTGAAGCGCAGCTGATTGAGACGGCTCTTCTGAATATTATAAATCATCAGACTTTGATTGCAACCAAGGCCAGCAGGGTGGTATATGCAGCACAGGGTGGCAGCATTATGGAATTTGGGCTGCGGAGGGCTCAGGGTCCGGATGCGGGGATTTATGGCGCAAGGGCAGCCATTATCGGAGGATGTTCCGCTACTTCCAATGTCCTGACCGGACAATTATTCAGTATTCCGGTGAAGGGAACCCACAGTCACAGCTGGGTCATGAGTTTTCCGGATGAGCTGACGGCATTCCGTGCCTATGCGGATGCCTTCCCGGATGCCTGTCTGCTTTTGGTGGATACCTATGATACCCTGAAAAGCGGAATACCCAATGCCATTACGGTGTTTCGGGAACTGCGGGAAAAAGGACATGAGCCTGTGGGCATCCGGCTGGACTCCGGAGATCTGGCATACTTGACCAAAAAGGCCAGGGCAATGCTGGATGAGGCAGGGTTTCCGGATACGGAAATCACGGTTTCCAATGATCTGGATGAATATCTGATTTGGGATTTACGCTCTCAGGGTGCGAGGATCGACAGCTATGGAGTTGGCACTTCCCTGATCACCAGCCGGGATTGTCCTGCCCTGGGCGGAGTGTACAAGATGTCTGCCGAAGAGGTGGACGGCAGGATGCTGCCAAAAATAAAAATTTCTGAAAATCCGGAGAAGATTACCAATCCGGGTTATAAAAAGGTTGTACGTATCTATAACGGGAGAAAAAAGTCCGTTGCAGACCTGATCATGCTGGAGGAGGAAGAGATCGACACCGGCAAGCCCCTGACCATCTTTGATCCTGTGGATACCTGGAAGAAGATGACACTCCGGAACTACAGCGTCCGGGAATTGCTGGTTCCTGTATTTAAAAATGGACAGTGCGTATACAAATGTCCGGATCTTCCGGATATTCAGGCTTATGCAAAAAGAGAACTGGATACGCTTTGGGAAGAATATAAGCGGCTTACGAACCCGCACGTATTCAAGGTGGATCTTTCACAGAAGCTATATGATTTAAAGCAGAAATTGTTAAGGCAATATTCCGCTGATTAA
- a CDS encoding patatin-like phospholipase family protein — MRFGLALSGGGIRGVTHIGVLKALSENSLHPSWISGASAGSMAAALYACGYSGEDIESIVLRHMNSNLFDVDYPGITGGILKWVFTKDTDWDGVVKGKKLEQLMKELTHGRTMREAQIPLAIPAVNINTGVTVMFVSNKRRLKDTEYIIYREDVPIYEAVRASIALPVVFRPKMVQGMRLVDGGVTENLPVQVLRRMGARKVIGVNLGYSGQRRGEVNNLLEIGSQSIDIMSYYITSLKTKKTDYIINPHIYDVGMTDAHRIPEMIQRGYDVTIESINTIKKVVNS; from the coding sequence ATGAGGTTTGGTCTGGCACTTTCCGGCGGAGGCATCCGGGGAGTGACTCATATCGGTGTTTTGAAGGCTTTGTCGGAAAACAGCCTGCATCCATCCTGGATTTCCGGGGCAAGTGCGGGAAGTATGGCGGCGGCATTATACGCATGCGGCTACAGTGGTGAGGACATTGAGTCCATCGTACTCCGCCATATGAACAGCAATCTGTTTGATGTGGATTATCCTGGCATCACCGGAGGAATCCTGAAATGGGTTTTTACGAAGGATACCGACTGGGATGGCGTGGTAAAGGGAAAAAAGCTGGAGCAATTGATGAAGGAACTGACCCATGGCAGAACGATGCGGGAGGCACAAATTCCACTTGCGATTCCGGCGGTGAATATCAATACCGGTGTTACGGTTATGTTTGTAAGCAATAAAAGAAGGCTGAAGGATACGGAATATATAATTTACAGGGAGGATGTCCCGATTTATGAGGCAGTCCGTGCAAGCATTGCCCTGCCGGTTGTATTCCGGCCCAAAATGGTCCAGGGTATGCGGTTGGTGGACGGAGGAGTAACGGAAAATCTTCCTGTTCAGGTTCTTCGTCGAATGGGTGCACGAAAAGTGATCGGAGTCAATCTTGGCTACAGTGGACAAAGACGGGGTGAGGTGAACAACCTTCTGGAAATCGGAAGTCAGTCCATTGATATCATGTCCTATTATATTACCAGCCTGAAGACGAAGAAAACCGATTACATCATCAATCCGCATATCTATGACGTGGGAATGACCGATGCCCATCGGATTCCCGAAATGATTCAAAGGGGATATGATGTTACAATCGAAAGCATAAATACGATAAAAAAAGTGGTAAATAGTTGA
- a CDS encoding DivIVA domain-containing protein: protein MKKQFSNGVFGYDKKQVNRCLEELTRDYEEELSKKKDRLMELLEENHQLKQKVKEQNGQIATFTEKEKYISSTLIEAEQRSQAIIEEGRMKSMAEMAEINDEKRKWREKFREVRGDLIELEKDLTDMMQRFHDEINYYTAKEVSESILAVEGTAEEEKENEERKKVIA from the coding sequence ATGAAGAAGCAGTTTTCAAATGGCGTTTTCGGTTACGACAAGAAACAGGTAAATCGTTGTCTGGAAGAATTGACGCGGGATTATGAGGAAGAGCTCAGCAAGAAAAAGGATCGTCTTATGGAGCTGCTGGAGGAAAACCATCAGCTGAAGCAAAAAGTGAAAGAGCAAAATGGGCAAATTGCCACCTTTACAGAGAAGGAAAAGTATATTTCCTCTACATTGATTGAAGCCGAGCAACGCTCTCAGGCTATCATTGAGGAAGGCCGCATGAAATCCATGGCGGAAATGGCTGAGATAAATGATGAAAAGCGAAAGTGGCGGGAGAAGTTCCGGGAAGTGCGCGGGGATTTGATTGAACTGGAAAAGGACTTAACGGATATGATGCAAAGATTTCATGATGAGATTAATTATTATACGGCGAAGGAGGTCAGTGAATCCATTCTGGCAGTGGAAGGAACGGCAGAAGAGGAAAAGGAGAATGAGGAAAGAAAAAAAGTGATTGCGTAA